The Collibacillus ludicampi region ATTGTGGGCGGCATTGCCAAATTTGAGGACATGCCGATCACCGTCATCGGTCACCAAAAAGGTGGCGGCAATACGAAAGAGAATATTTATCGCAACTTCGGTATGGCTCATCCAGAAGGCTATCGCAAAGCGTTGCGATTGATGAAACAGGCGGAAAAGTTTCGTCGGCCGGTGTTATGCTTCATTGATACAGCCGGCGCGTATGCCGGGATGACTGCCGAGGAGCGCGGAATCGGTGAAGCGATTGCGCGAAACTTGCTGGAGATGGCGGGATTGAAAACGCCAATCGTCTCAATCGTCACTGGGGAAGGAGGTTCCGGAGGGGCTCTCGGTCTTGGTGTAGCCGACCGAGTATATATGCTGCAAAACGCGTATTATTCGGTGATTTCTCCCGAATCGGCGGCTGCACTCTTATGGAAAGATGCCACGCAAGCGGAACGGGCGGCGAATACAATGAGAATCCTCGCACCTGATTTGTATGAATTCGGTCTCATCGATGGCATCATCGAGGAACCCCTCGGCGGTGTTCAGAAAGCGCCCGAACAGGTGATACGGAACATGCGTGAAACGTTGCATTCCGCTTTCCGTGAACTTCTTCAATTGTCGGATGAAGAACTTTTAGAACAGAGGTATCAGAAATTCAAAGCGATGGGGCAGTTTACGGAAGTGTAAGAGCATATGCGAAAAAAGACGAAAAGGACTTTTTGAAAAACCTTCATACACATAGAGTTTTGTAAGGCGGAATACCCTATACCTGATTTCAGGAATAGGGACCGCCACCTTTTAGATCTTACATGGACAATATTTGTCCCGGCGGGACAAATATTGTCTCATAGCTTGAGACGATCTCCACAAGGTATGATCGCTAAGCATTACGCATGCACATAGATTTTTGAGTAGGGAGATGGAGAGGATATGAAAAAAATCGCTGTACTGACAAGCGGAGGAGACGCACCTGGAATGAATGCGGCGATTCGTGCCGTGGTTCGAAGTGCGATTTATCGAGGACTCGAAGTGATAGGGATCAAACGCGGGTACACGGGTTTGATTTCTGGAGACCTTGTTCCAATGGATCTCGGGTCAGTTGCCGATATCATCCATCGGGGAGGCACGATTCTGTATACTGCAAGATGTGAAGAGTTTAAAACTAAAGAAGGACAACAAAAAGGGCTGAAAGTGCTTCGGGAACAGGGAATCGAAGGATTGGTCGTGATCGGGGGCGACGGATCTTTTCGAGGAGCCAAAGCATTGGCTGAGCTTGGGGTGCAGACGATCGGGATTCCGGGGACGATCGATAATGACATACCGTGCACAGATTTTACAATAGGGTTTGACACTGCAGTCAACACGGTGATCCAAGCAGTCGACAAAATCCGTGATACCGCTACATCGCACGAAAGGACGTATGTTGTAGAAGTAATGGGGCGTCACGCCGGGGATATTGCCTTGTGGGCTGGATTGGCTGCAGGTGCCGAATCGATCTTGATACCGGAAGAACCGTTCGATCTGCAAGCAATCATTGACAAGCTGAAAAGAGGTGTTTCACGTGGAAAGCGCCATTCGATCATTATCGTGGCGGAAGGGGCAGGAAAAGGGTTTGAAATTGGCGAAGAAATTCATAGAGCGACTGGCTGGGAAACACGCGTAACCGTTCTTGGTCATATCCAGCGTGGAGGTTCACCGACCGCATTCGACCGTACACTGGCTTCACGCATGGGTGACATGGCGGTTGAGTTACTCCTGAAAGGGGAAGGAAAAAAGATGATCGGGATTCAGGGGGGAGTCTTGAAAGCTGTTGATATTGAAGAAGCTCTTTCTACTCCTCATAAGCCCGAATTGTCATTATATAACCTGGCAAGTATTCTTTCGATCTAGCTTGGAGGTTTAGACAATGAGAAAAACGAAAATCGTTTGTACAATTGGCCCAGCAAGTGAATCCTTGGAAGTTCTCAAAGAATTGATTCGCGCCGGTATGGATGTCGCACGCTTGAATTTCTCCCATGGAACTTATGAGGAACATAAAGCGCGCATCGATAATATTCGTGAAGCTGCACGCGAAGTCGGAAAGACGGTAGCGATTCTTTTGGACATAAAAGGACCGAAAATTCGCACTGGATTGATCGAAAATGGCGAAGCAGAACTGAAAGAAGGAGATAAGATCACTCTGACCACGGAAGAAATCCTGGGCACGTCGGAAAAAGTATCGATCTCTTATAAGGGATTGCCGGAGGACGTCAGACCAGGTTCACGCTTGTTGATTGATGACGGTTTGATCGGTCTCACTGTCGAATCTGTGGAAGGAAACGAGATTCATTGCCGCGTCATCAACGGTGGCATGCTCAAGAATCGAAAGGGGATCAATGCCCCGGGAGTACGTCTGCGCATCGAATCGGTAACGGAAAAAGATATCGCAGATATTCGGTTTGGTATCGAGCAAGGTGTCGATATCATAGCCGCTTCGTTTGTTCGCAGTGCGGAGGATGTTCTCACAGTTAGGCGTATCCTAGAAGAAAGCGGCGCGGAAATGGATATCATTGCGAAGATCGAGGCCGAGGAAGCGTTGGAAAAACTGGATGAGATCATTCAAGTGGCCGATGGCCTCATGGTGGCTCGGGGAGATCTGGGTGTTGAGATTCCTACGGAAGAGGTACCCTTGTGGCAAAAAATAATGATTGAAAAGTGCAACAAAGCGGGTAAACCTGTTATCACGGCAACCCAAATGTTGGATTCGATGCAGCGAAACCCGAGGCCAACGCGTGCGGAAGCGAGCGACGTAGCAAACGCTATTTTTGATGGAACGGATGCAATCATGTTATCTGGCGAAACGGCAGCGGGTAAATATCCTGTCGAAGCCGTCAAAACGATGGCGCGGATTGCGGAGCGGACCGAAGAAGCGATACGCGACAACCTGATTGGTTCACGCGCAACCCGCATGACAGACAGGCATACGGTTACGGATGCGTTATCCCATGCGGTTGCAACGATCGCACATGAACTGGAAGCGAAAGCGATCATAACTTCGACGACGAGCGGTTATACTGCACGCATGGTATCCAAACAGCGCGCCGATTCTCCGATTATCGCGGTCACGCCGCGTGAGGATGTGGCACGCCGACTCTGCTTGCTCTATGGCGTATACCCAGTCGTTACGAAGGAAACGTCGTCAACGGATGAAATGCTGGAGGTGGCAGTGGAAGGCGCTCTCACTACCGATCTCGTGCGAATGGGTGATCTTGTTGTCATTACCGCCGGAGTGCCCGTGGGGCAACCCGGTACGACCAACCTTTTAAAAGTACACACGATTGGTAAAATAGTAGCGCGGGGACAGGGAATCGGCGAGCGCGCTGCAACCGGTCGCATCGTTGTGGGTACAACATACGAAGATCTAAAAGGTAAAATGCGCGACGGTGACGTGATCGTAGCTTTGGCCACCGATCGCGATATCGTCCCCCTTATGGAAAAAGCCTCTGCGATCATTACGGAAGAAGGAGGCATTACTTCTCACGCGGCAATCGTGGGACTCCATCTGGGGATTCCAGTGATAGTTGGCGTGACAGATGCGACACGCATTTTCCGTGATGGAGAGGTTGTCACCGTCGATCCGAAACAAGGGATCATTTATAAAGGACGCGCTCAAGTCCTATAGTGACCAGACGGTAGAGACCCTGGTTTGGGATGCGGGATTCTTACGGACATCCTGATCCAGGGTTAAGGTGCATTTTCCTGTCCCGTCCGTACTGAGTTCTAAGTCGTCCCTCAAGGCGTCGTAGGCGCCAACAAATGATGAAAATTGCTTTGGCCGGGTGTCGTGCTTTGCGTGAAAGAGCGATTTTGCAAAGCGTATGCCCGCGAAAACGACCTCCAGGGAGCACAAACGCAAATTCCAGCGTCCGCTACACTATAGATATTCAAGGTTGAAAAGGGGAATACCCAATGAAACGTCTTCTCATGCTCATATGTATTTTTGTACCCCTGCTTGAAGTCATTGTAATCATAAAAATGGGAGATCTTATTGGGGGATGGATGACGTTCTTGCTTTTGGTCGGGATCGGTTTGCTTGGCGCATATTTAGTAAAAGTACAGGGGGCCCGCATTTGGCGGAGGCTTAGAATAGAGCTTGAGATGGGGCGGATGCCTGCTGAAACGTTATGGGATGGCCTTTGTACTCTTGTAGCGGGATGTCTGTTTCTTATTCCCGGATTCCTCACGGATATAATAGGAATACTGTTTTTGCTTCCCCCGATCCGAGAGATCATCAAGCGATTGTTAAAGACGTGGGTTGCTGAACGATTGATGCAAGGTACCTGGCATTTCTTTTGGCGAAGATAAGATAGATGTTTTACTGTGTGAAATGAAGGTTCAAGTGCTGGAAGATTTTCTTGTTGTATCTTTTTCATCTGTGTTAGAATATTTGCTAGATATGCAAAGGAGGAACCAGACACATGGCACAGTTTGAGAAGTTTCCTCAACCAACTGAGGGAGAAAAGGTCACGCTTGTTAATGGAAAATTGCAAGTGCCGGACAACCCGATCATCCCGTTTATCGAAGGTGACGGAACAGGTCCGGACATTTGGCGTGCATCCCGG contains the following coding sequences:
- a CDS encoding acetyl-CoA carboxylase carboxyltransferase subunit alpha codes for the protein MPAELQFEKPLLELRDKIEELKRFTEEKGIDFSEEVAKLEQKAAELERTIYGGLTPWQRIQIARHPERPTTLDYIKSLCTDFIELHGDRTFGDDPAIVGGIAKFEDMPITVIGHQKGGGNTKENIYRNFGMAHPEGYRKALRLMKQAEKFRRPVLCFIDTAGAYAGMTAEERGIGEAIARNLLEMAGLKTPIVSIVTGEGGSGGALGLGVADRVYMLQNAYYSVISPESAAALLWKDATQAERAANTMRILAPDLYEFGLIDGIIEEPLGGVQKAPEQVIRNMRETLHSAFRELLQLSDEELLEQRYQKFKAMGQFTEV
- a CDS encoding FxsA family protein produces the protein MKRLLMLICIFVPLLEVIVIIKMGDLIGGWMTFLLLVGIGLLGAYLVKVQGARIWRRLRIELEMGRMPAETLWDGLCTLVAGCLFLIPGFLTDIIGILFLLPPIREIIKRLLKTWVAERLMQGTWHFFWRR
- the pfkA gene encoding 6-phosphofructokinase; this translates as MKKIAVLTSGGDAPGMNAAIRAVVRSAIYRGLEVIGIKRGYTGLISGDLVPMDLGSVADIIHRGGTILYTARCEEFKTKEGQQKGLKVLREQGIEGLVVIGGDGSFRGAKALAELGVQTIGIPGTIDNDIPCTDFTIGFDTAVNTVIQAVDKIRDTATSHERTYVVEVMGRHAGDIALWAGLAAGAESILIPEEPFDLQAIIDKLKRGVSRGKRHSIIIVAEGAGKGFEIGEEIHRATGWETRVTVLGHIQRGGSPTAFDRTLASRMGDMAVELLLKGEGKKMIGIQGGVLKAVDIEEALSTPHKPELSLYNLASILSI
- the pyk gene encoding pyruvate kinase, whose product is MRKTKIVCTIGPASESLEVLKELIRAGMDVARLNFSHGTYEEHKARIDNIREAAREVGKTVAILLDIKGPKIRTGLIENGEAELKEGDKITLTTEEILGTSEKVSISYKGLPEDVRPGSRLLIDDGLIGLTVESVEGNEIHCRVINGGMLKNRKGINAPGVRLRIESVTEKDIADIRFGIEQGVDIIAASFVRSAEDVLTVRRILEESGAEMDIIAKIEAEEALEKLDEIIQVADGLMVARGDLGVEIPTEEVPLWQKIMIEKCNKAGKPVITATQMLDSMQRNPRPTRAEASDVANAIFDGTDAIMLSGETAAGKYPVEAVKTMARIAERTEEAIRDNLIGSRATRMTDRHTVTDALSHAVATIAHELEAKAIITSTTSGYTARMVSKQRADSPIIAVTPREDVARRLCLLYGVYPVVTKETSSTDEMLEVAVEGALTTDLVRMGDLVVITAGVPVGQPGTTNLLKVHTIGKIVARGQGIGERAATGRIVVGTTYEDLKGKMRDGDVIVALATDRDIVPLMEKASAIITEEGGITSHAAIVGLHLGIPVIVGVTDATRIFRDGEVVTVDPKQGIIYKGRAQVL